Proteins co-encoded in one Acidobacteriota bacterium genomic window:
- the murC gene encoding UDP-N-acetylmuramate--L-alanine ligase → MVGIGGTGMNGIAEVLLNLGYAVSGSDLQENDATRRLRALGARIAIGHRAENVQAADVVVISSAVREDNVEVEQARASLIPVIPRAEMLAELMRMKNGVAVAGSHGKTTTTSMTALVLEAGGFDPTIIVGGRLNKIGANAKLGAGDFMVAEADESDRSFLLLSPFIAVLTNIDEEHLDQYRGVDDLKTTFVNFANKVPFYCPVILCLDDPNLQSIIPQIERRVITYGFSAQSDLTARDCVFDEFRSASVLFAQGKALGPLKLQVPGMHNILNAMAAAAVGLDLGIPARTILEALESYTGTGRRFELRKVVDDIMVVEDYAHHPTEIKATLEAAKRGWPRRVVAVFQPHRYTRLSKLMTAFATAFNQADVLVLTEIFPAGEEPIPGVTGRALYEEVRQFGHKQVHYEPDPKNIAALLRTILAPGDLLLVLGAGNINRTIPDIIARLEARD, encoded by the coding sequence ATGGTCGGCATCGGCGGCACGGGCATGAACGGCATCGCCGAGGTCCTGCTCAACCTCGGCTACGCGGTCTCCGGCTCGGACCTCCAGGAGAACGACGCCACCCGCCGGCTCCGGGCCCTCGGCGCCCGGATCGCCATCGGCCACCGGGCCGAGAACGTCCAGGCTGCGGACGTCGTCGTCATCTCCTCGGCCGTGCGCGAGGACAACGTCGAGGTCGAGCAGGCCCGGGCCAGCCTCATCCCCGTCATCCCCCGGGCCGAGATGCTGGCCGAGCTGATGCGGATGAAGAACGGCGTCGCCGTGGCCGGGTCCCACGGCAAGACGACGACGACGTCGATGACGGCCCTCGTCCTCGAGGCCGGCGGCTTCGACCCGACCATCATCGTCGGCGGCCGCCTGAACAAGATCGGGGCCAACGCCAAGCTCGGCGCCGGGGATTTCATGGTCGCCGAGGCCGACGAGAGCGACCGCTCCTTCCTCCTCCTCTCGCCCTTCATCGCCGTGCTGACCAACATCGACGAGGAGCACCTCGACCAGTACCGCGGCGTCGACGACCTCAAGACGACCTTCGTCAATTTCGCCAACAAGGTCCCCTTTTACTGCCCGGTCATCCTCTGCCTGGACGATCCCAACCTCCAGAGCATCATCCCCCAGATCGAGCGCCGGGTCATCACCTACGGCTTTTCGGCCCAGTCCGACCTGACCGCCCGCGACTGCGTCTTCGACGAGTTCCGCAGCGCCTCCGTTCTCTTCGCCCAGGGCAAGGCCCTCGGGCCGCTGAAGCTCCAGGTCCCGGGGATGCACAACATCCTCAACGCCATGGCCGCGGCCGCCGTCGGCCTCGACCTGGGCATCCCGGCCCGGACGATCCTCGAGGCCCTCGAGAGCTACACCGGGACGGGCCGGCGCTTCGAGCTGCGCAAGGTCGTCGACGACATCATGGTCGTCGAGGACTACGCCCACCATCCGACCGAGATCAAGGCGACGCTCGAGGCGGCCAAGCGCGGCTGGCCCCGCCGGGTCGTGGCCGTCTTCCAGCCCCACCGCTACACCCGCCTGTCAAAGCTGATGACCGCCTTCGCCACGGCCTTCAACCAGGCCGACGTCCTGGTCCTGACCGAGATCTTCCCGGCCGGCGAGGAGCCCATCCCCGGCGTCACCGGCCGGGCCCTCTACGAGGAGGTCCGCCAGTTCGGGCACAAGCAGGTCCACTACGAGCCCGACCCGAAGAACATCGCGGCCCTGCTGCGGACGATCCTCGCCCCCGGCGACCTGCTGCTCGTCCTCGGGGCCGGCAACATCAACCGGACCATCCCCGACATCATCGCCCGCCTGGAGGCCAGGGACTGA
- a CDS encoding TIGR00725 family protein has translation MKDLRKRIRVAVIGGSRPGRQAVEAAVEVGRLIARAGAVVVCGGLGGVMEAASRGAREEGGLVVGILPGSSPADANPWVDVPIATGLGYTRNALVVMNADAVIAVDGEYGTLSEIAYGKIHGKRVVGLGSWEVKGVEAAATPEEAVRRALEGLAG, from the coding sequence ATGAAAGATCTCCGCAAGAGGATCCGCGTCGCCGTGATCGGCGGCAGCCGGCCCGGCCGGCAGGCCGTCGAGGCGGCCGTCGAAGTCGGCCGGCTCATCGCCCGGGCCGGGGCCGTCGTCGTCTGCGGCGGGCTCGGCGGGGTCATGGAAGCGGCCTCGCGCGGCGCCCGCGAGGAAGGAGGCCTGGTCGTCGGGATCCTGCCCGGCAGTTCGCCGGCCGACGCCAATCCCTGGGTCGACGTGCCCATCGCCACCGGCCTGGGCTACACCCGCAACGCCCTGGTGGTCATGAACGCCGACGCGGTCATCGCCGTGGACGGCGAGTACGGCACGCTGTCCGAGATCGCTTACGGCAAGATCCACGGCAAGCGGGTCGTCGGGCTCGGCTCCTGGGAGGTCAAGGGCGTCGAAGCGGCGGCCACGCCCGAAGAGGCGGTCCGCCGGGCCCTCGAGGGGCTGGCCGGCTGA
- a CDS encoding FtsQ-type POTRA domain-containing protein: MATVIGDLGRERKPPLFARRFGPGPGARALQKSRRRRAFGVRQVLALLALQAAFFVALHEAWLFLVTWDELAIRKVTAVSSRPDLKRAIEAYYAGPRLGNILLCDLEAVRMQVRRLAWVKDAAVQKVFPSGLRITVVERTPFALLERDGLRLADGEGRSLEPVYSPDEYALPVVSDETGFAAGFDEKWEAASRCLRSLPPAEQGRLAGVRCSDYGTLELAFRGDPVRIVVSAASPAEGLAAFRAGRAGWEGLFGPLALANMSFDGRVYLRPAEPAGDGSPQPDKGD, encoded by the coding sequence ATGGCGACCGTCATCGGAGACCTGGGCCGGGAGAGGAAGCCGCCTCTCTTCGCCCGCCGCTTCGGCCCCGGGCCAGGCGCCCGGGCCCTGCAGAAGAGCCGGCGCCGCCGCGCCTTCGGGGTCCGCCAGGTCCTGGCCCTGCTGGCGCTCCAGGCCGCCTTCTTCGTCGCCCTCCACGAGGCCTGGCTCTTCCTGGTCACCTGGGACGAGCTGGCCATCCGCAAGGTCACGGCCGTCTCCTCCCGGCCCGATCTCAAGCGGGCGATCGAGGCCTACTACGCCGGGCCGAGGCTCGGCAACATCCTCCTCTGCGACCTCGAGGCCGTGCGGATGCAGGTCCGGCGGCTGGCCTGGGTCAAGGACGCCGCCGTCCAGAAGGTCTTCCCCTCGGGCCTGCGCATCACCGTCGTCGAGCGGACGCCGTTCGCCCTGCTCGAGCGGGACGGCCTGCGCCTGGCCGACGGGGAGGGCCGCTCCCTAGAACCGGTCTATTCGCCCGACGAATACGCCCTGCCGGTCGTCTCCGACGAGACCGGCTTCGCCGCCGGGTTCGACGAGAAGTGGGAAGCGGCCAGCCGCTGCCTCCGGAGCCTGCCGCCGGCCGAACAGGGGCGGCTGGCCGGCGTCCGCTGCAGCGACTACGGCACGCTCGAGCTCGCTTTCCGCGGCGACCCGGTGCGGATCGTCGTTTCCGCCGCCTCGCCGGCGGAGGGCCTGGCCGCCTTCCGGGCCGGCCGGGCCGGCTGGGAGGGTCTCTTCGGGCCTCTGGCGCTGGCCAACATGAGCTTCGACGGCCGGGTCTACCTGAGGCCAGCCGAGCCGGCCGGGGACGGCTCCCCCCAACCTGACAAAGGAGACTGA
- the ftsA gene encoding cell division protein FtsA, translating into MPKNSYIVAFDIGTRKVVAIIGEVTEERKIEVIGIGTADSHGLRKGVVVDLEATTSAIKKAQEEAELMAGVEIDSAFFGISGAHIKSFNSRGVVAVSGKNREITREDVRRVVDQSKAIPIPPDRDIIHIIPQEFIVDDQDGIKDPVGMSGIKLEVNVHIITAALTSLQNLKSCVERAGIGIEEIVLNQIATAQSVLTQDERELGVGQIDIGAGTTEVAIYERGSLWYTATIPIGGDNFTNDIAVGLRTPIPEAERIKKKYGCIAGPPVEEQETIEVPSVGKGRKPRVLSRQLLADIIQPRAEEIFRLVDSDIKRMGYDKSLNSGIVLTGGTALLEGLEEVAEEIFDLPVRRGDPGGVGGLVDRVSTPDFATAVGLVLYGFHIWQDRGLAKDRKKGAFARFKDWFKEG; encoded by the coding sequence ATGCCCAAGAACAGCTACATCGTCGCCTTCGACATCGGGACGCGCAAGGTCGTGGCCATCATCGGCGAGGTCACCGAGGAGCGCAAGATCGAGGTCATCGGCATCGGCACGGCCGACTCGCACGGCCTGCGCAAGGGCGTCGTCGTCGACCTCGAGGCCACGACCTCGGCCATCAAGAAGGCCCAGGAGGAGGCCGAGCTCATGGCCGGCGTCGAGATCGACTCGGCTTTCTTCGGCATCTCCGGGGCCCACATCAAGAGCTTCAACAGCCGCGGCGTCGTCGCCGTCTCGGGCAAGAACCGGGAGATCACCCGGGAGGACGTCCGCCGTGTCGTCGACCAGTCCAAGGCCATCCCCATCCCCCCGGACCGGGACATCATCCACATCATCCCCCAGGAGTTCATCGTCGACGACCAGGACGGCATCAAGGACCCGGTCGGCATGAGCGGCATCAAGCTCGAGGTCAACGTCCACATCATCACGGCCGCCCTGACCTCGCTCCAGAACCTCAAGAGCTGCGTCGAGCGGGCCGGCATCGGCATCGAGGAGATCGTCCTCAACCAGATCGCCACGGCCCAGTCCGTCCTGACCCAGGACGAGCGCGAGCTCGGCGTCGGCCAGATCGACATCGGCGCCGGCACGACCGAGGTGGCCATCTACGAGCGCGGCAGCCTCTGGTACACGGCCACCATCCCCATCGGCGGCGACAACTTCACCAACGACATCGCCGTCGGCCTGCGCACGCCCATCCCCGAGGCCGAGCGGATCAAGAAGAAGTACGGCTGCATCGCCGGGCCGCCCGTCGAGGAGCAGGAGACGATCGAGGTGCCCTCGGTCGGCAAGGGCCGCAAGCCCCGGGTCCTGTCGCGCCAGCTCCTGGCCGACATCATCCAGCCCCGGGCCGAGGAGATCTTCCGCCTGGTCGACTCCGACATCAAGCGCATGGGCTATGACAAGTCCCTCAACTCGGGCATCGTGCTGACCGGCGGCACGGCCCTCCTCGAGGGCCTCGAAGAGGTGGCCGAGGAGATCTTCGACCTGCCGGTGCGGCGCGGCGACCCGGGCGGCGTCGGCGGCCTCGTCGACCGCGTCTCCACCCCCGACTTCGCGACGGCCGTGGGCCTGGTGCTCTACGGCTTTCACATCTGGCAGGACCGCGGGCTGGCCAAGGACCGCAAGAAGGGCGCCTTCGCCAGGTTCAAGGACTGGTTCAAGGAAGGATAA
- a CDS encoding amino acid permease, with product MDQNPQVCVPVDKTKIALPRILSLWDVVMIVIGGVVGSGIFLSPSEIAAAVPSPLLMLLVWVVGGMFSFFGAVAFAELGAAMPEAGGIYIYLREAYGPLLSFLFGWTLFLVIDSGSIATLAVAFSHNILPRFVDMSPVVMKIIAAAFVLFLGAVNYVGLRWGSKLQNWTTYLKMGAIGIICIGVFFFAKGHGQVRNFVEPGPGPFNFGLLGAFGIGLVASLWAYKGWEAATYSAGEVKNPKKNLPLGILIGTVAVIVLYVLANLAYLYIMPVGKIAASEGRVALDVMQIIGGPFWASLITFLILFSILGAANQNMLTSPRVYFAMARDGMFFKKIAECHPKFLTPHVSIMAITAWSIVLTLTGTFKQLFTYVIFGEWIFFGMTVFSVIVLRKKRPDLERPYKTWGYPVTPVLFVLAAIYVAVGALLGSFKNAMFGLLIICLGIPAYLYWKTKLDKAAKPAA from the coding sequence ATGGACCAGAACCCCCAAGTCTGCGTTCCCGTCGACAAGACCAAGATCGCGCTGCCGCGCATCCTGTCTCTCTGGGACGTCGTCATGATCGTCATCGGCGGCGTCGTCGGTTCGGGCATCTTCCTGTCCCCCTCCGAGATCGCCGCGGCCGTGCCTTCGCCGCTCCTGATGCTCCTCGTCTGGGTCGTCGGGGGCATGTTCAGCTTCTTCGGCGCCGTGGCCTTCGCCGAGCTCGGCGCGGCCATGCCCGAAGCCGGCGGCATCTACATCTACCTCCGGGAGGCCTACGGCCCGCTCCTGTCCTTCCTTTTCGGCTGGACCCTGTTCCTGGTCATCGACTCGGGCTCCATCGCCACCCTGGCCGTGGCCTTCTCGCACAACATCCTGCCCCGCTTCGTCGACATGTCGCCGGTCGTCATGAAGATCATCGCCGCCGCCTTCGTCCTCTTCCTCGGCGCGGTCAACTACGTCGGCCTGCGCTGGGGCTCGAAGCTCCAGAACTGGACGACCTATCTCAAGATGGGCGCCATCGGCATCATCTGCATCGGCGTCTTCTTCTTCGCCAAGGGCCACGGCCAGGTCCGGAACTTCGTCGAGCCGGGCCCGGGACCGTTCAATTTCGGGCTGCTCGGCGCCTTCGGCATCGGGCTGGTCGCTTCGCTCTGGGCCTACAAGGGCTGGGAAGCGGCCACCTACAGCGCCGGCGAGGTCAAGAACCCGAAGAAGAACCTGCCCCTCGGCATCCTGATCGGCACCGTGGCCGTCATCGTCCTCTATGTCCTGGCCAACCTGGCCTACCTCTACATCATGCCGGTCGGCAAGATCGCCGCCTCGGAAGGCCGGGTCGCCCTCGACGTCATGCAGATCATCGGCGGCCCCTTCTGGGCCTCGCTCATCACCTTCCTGATCCTCTTCTCCATCCTCGGCGCGGCCAACCAGAACATGCTGACCTCCCCGCGGGTCTATTTCGCCATGGCCCGCGACGGCATGTTCTTCAAGAAGATCGCCGAGTGCCATCCCAAGTTCCTGACCCCTCACGTCTCGATCATGGCCATCACCGCCTGGAGCATCGTGCTGACCCTGACCGGTACGTTCAAGCAGCTCTTCACCTACGTCATCTTCGGCGAGTGGATCTTCTTCGGCATGACCGTCTTCTCGGTCATCGTCCTGCGGAAGAAGCGGCCGGACCTCGAACGGCCCTACAAGACCTGGGGCTACCCGGTGACGCCCGTCCTCTTCGTCCTGGCGGCCATCTACGTCGCGGTGGGCGCGCTCCTCGGCTCCTTCAAGAACGCCATGTTCGGGCTGCTCATCATCTGCCTGGGCATCCCGGCCTACCTGTACTGGAAGACCAAGCTCGACAAGGCGGCCAAGCCGGCCGCCTGA
- a CDS encoding YifB family Mg chelatase-like AAA ATPase, which translates to MLYRITSAALHGIEAYPVEVEVDICPGFPTFVTVGLPDAAVRESKERVRAALKNCGYDLASKRITINLAPADRRKEGSAFDLPIALGFLAYLDVVPAARLGDYLFVGELALDGRLKPVRGVLPIALMARRAGFRGIVVPAVNAREAALVREIEVFALDDIVRVVRLLREPGDVAPCRFDERELVGPAAYPVDFEDVKGQQHVKRALEVAAAGAHNVLLVGPPGAGKTMLARRLPTILPEMSYDEMLEVTRVYSAAGLLAGSGTVATRPFRAPHHTVSDAGLVGGGLTPKPGEVSLAHHGLLFLDELPEFKRKVLEDLRQPVEDGRVTVARSGYSVEFPAAFMLVAAMNPCADVRRGLLGREADCTESEKARYYSKISGPLLDRIDIQLEVPEVKFRDIVSRTPAESSAAIRARVTAARARQSARLAGRRIFANARMGPKEVKQFCRLPGEAEALLETAVTKLGFSARAYDRVLKVARTIADLEGSDGIAAAHVSEAVQYRMLDRLR; encoded by the coding sequence ATGCTGTACCGTATCACCAGCGCCGCTCTCCACGGGATCGAGGCCTACCCTGTCGAGGTCGAGGTCGACATCTGTCCCGGCTTCCCGACCTTCGTCACCGTCGGTCTGCCTGACGCGGCCGTCCGGGAGAGCAAGGAGCGGGTCCGGGCGGCCCTCAAGAACTGCGGCTACGACCTCGCGTCCAAGCGCATAACCATCAACCTGGCCCCGGCCGACCGGCGGAAGGAGGGCTCCGCCTTCGACTTGCCCATAGCCCTGGGCTTCCTTGCCTACCTCGACGTCGTGCCGGCGGCCCGTCTCGGCGACTATCTCTTCGTCGGCGAGCTGGCCCTGGACGGCCGGCTCAAGCCGGTGCGCGGCGTCCTGCCCATCGCCCTGATGGCCAGGCGGGCCGGGTTCCGCGGCATCGTCGTGCCGGCCGTGAACGCCCGGGAAGCGGCCCTGGTCCGGGAGATCGAGGTCTTCGCCCTTGACGACATCGTCCGCGTCGTCCGCCTCCTCCGCGAGCCGGGCGACGTCGCCCCCTGCCGCTTCGACGAGAGGGAGCTCGTCGGGCCGGCCGCCTACCCGGTCGACTTCGAGGACGTCAAGGGCCAGCAGCACGTCAAGCGGGCCCTCGAGGTGGCCGCGGCCGGCGCCCACAACGTCCTCCTTGTCGGGCCGCCCGGGGCGGGCAAGACCATGCTGGCCCGGCGCCTGCCGACCATCCTGCCGGAGATGTCCTACGACGAGATGCTCGAAGTGACGCGCGTTTACAGCGCGGCCGGCCTGCTGGCCGGCTCGGGGACGGTGGCCACGCGGCCGTTCCGGGCCCCGCACCACACGGTCTCGGACGCCGGCCTCGTCGGCGGCGGCCTGACGCCCAAGCCGGGCGAGGTCAGCCTGGCCCACCACGGACTGCTCTTCCTCGACGAGCTGCCGGAGTTCAAGCGCAAGGTCCTCGAGGATCTGCGCCAGCCGGTCGAGGACGGCCGGGTCACCGTGGCCCGGTCGGGCTACTCGGTCGAGTTCCCGGCGGCCTTCATGCTGGTCGCGGCCATGAACCCCTGCGCCGACGTCCGCCGCGGCCTCCTCGGCCGCGAGGCCGACTGCACGGAGAGCGAGAAGGCCCGCTATTATTCGAAGATCTCCGGGCCGCTCCTCGACCGCATCGACATCCAGCTCGAGGTCCCGGAGGTCAAGTTCCGTGACATCGTCTCCCGGACGCCGGCCGAGAGCTCGGCCGCCATCCGGGCCCGGGTGACGGCGGCCCGGGCCCGGCAGTCGGCCCGGTTAGCCGGGCGCCGCATCTTCGCCAACGCCCGGATGGGGCCGAAGGAGGTCAAGCAGTTCTGCCGGCTTCCCGGCGAGGCCGAGGCCCTCCTGGAGACGGCCGTGACCAAGCTCGGCTTCAGCGCCCGGGCCTACGACCGCGTCCTCAAGGTGGCCCGGACGATCGCCGACCTCGAAGGGAGCGACGGGATCGCCGCGGCCCACGTCTCCGAGGCCGTCCAGTACCGGATGCTGGACCGCCTGCGCTGA
- the hutI gene encoding imidazolonepropionase, giving the protein MTSADLVVAGCRELVTCAGPLPRRGPDLRRIGAVENGWVASSGGTIVFAGTEEDFHAGVAPEPAAVTVDARGFVALPGFVDAHTHLPFAGDRAREFGLRIQGWTYQQLAERGMGIQTTVKATRAASLDDLLALTLKRLDRMLLTGTTTAEAKSGYGLNLEDEVKQLEALRDAAALHPVDIVPTFMGAHDIPPEYRDRRGEYVRLLVETLIPEVGRRGLAEFFDVFCEPSAFTLEETGTLVAAAKAAGFKIKVHADEFVSLGGAELAVGAGAVSAEHLIAVSDEGISRLAASDTAAILLPGVPFFLMMDRRAPARRLIDAGAAVALASDFNPGSSHIGSMPFVLQLGVFTLGMTVEEAITACTANAAYAIRRHDAVGSLEPGKKMDLLLCDVPDHVSLAYEAGRNPVRTVIKNGRVVVEDGRRVAAR; this is encoded by the coding sequence ATGACATCAGCTGATCTCGTCGTCGCCGGCTGCCGCGAGCTCGTCACCTGCGCCGGGCCCCTGCCCAGGCGCGGCCCGGACCTGCGGCGGATCGGCGCGGTGGAGAACGGCTGGGTGGCGTCTTCCGGGGGCACGATCGTCTTCGCCGGGACCGAGGAGGACTTCCACGCCGGCGTCGCCCCCGAGCCGGCGGCGGTCACGGTCGACGCCCGGGGCTTCGTGGCCCTGCCCGGCTTCGTCGACGCCCACACCCATCTCCCCTTCGCCGGGGACCGGGCCCGGGAATTCGGCCTGCGCATCCAGGGCTGGACCTACCAGCAGCTGGCCGAGCGCGGCATGGGCATCCAGACGACGGTCAAGGCGACGCGGGCGGCCTCGCTCGACGACCTCCTCGCCCTGACCCTCAAGCGCCTCGACCGCATGCTCCTCACGGGCACGACGACCGCCGAGGCCAAGAGCGGCTACGGCCTCAACCTCGAGGATGAGGTGAAGCAGCTCGAGGCCCTGCGCGACGCCGCCGCCCTCCACCCCGTCGACATCGTCCCGACCTTCATGGGCGCCCACGACATCCCGCCCGAATACCGCGACCGGCGCGGCGAGTACGTCCGCCTGCTCGTCGAGACCCTCATCCCCGAGGTCGGCCGGCGCGGCCTGGCCGAGTTCTTCGACGTCTTCTGCGAGCCGAGCGCCTTCACCCTCGAGGAGACCGGGACGCTCGTCGCCGCGGCCAAGGCGGCCGGCTTCAAGATCAAGGTCCACGCCGACGAATTCGTCTCCCTCGGCGGGGCCGAGCTCGCCGTCGGGGCCGGGGCCGTCTCGGCCGAGCATCTCATCGCCGTCTCCGACGAGGGCATCTCGCGCCTCGCGGCCAGCGACACGGCGGCCATCCTCCTGCCGGGCGTGCCGTTCTTCCTGATGATGGACAGGCGCGCGCCCGCCCGCCGCCTCATCGACGCCGGGGCGGCCGTGGCCCTGGCCTCCGATTTCAACCCCGGGAGCTCGCACATCGGCTCGATGCCGTTCGTCCTGCAGCTCGGCGTCTTCACGCTGGGGATGACGGTCGAGGAGGCCATCACGGCCTGCACCGCCAACGCGGCCTACGCCATCCGGCGTCACGACGCAGTGGGCAGCCTCGAGCCCGGGAAAAAGATGGACCTGCTGCTGTGCGACGTCCCCGATCACGTCTCGCTGGCTTACGAGGCCGGGCGCAACCCGGTCCGGACCGTGATCAAGAACGGCCGGGTCGTCGTCGAGGACGGCCGCCGGGTGGCGGCCCGCTGA
- the murG gene encoding undecaprenyldiphospho-muramoylpentapeptide beta-N-acetylglucosaminyltransferase: MKRPKVIISGGGTGGHLYPALVVGRKLSALAPEIELTYVGTGREVEGRIMAGQGVRFIPMRIEGLKGRGLRSLRGLLILPLAFVQSLGILLRTRPSLVIGVGGYSSGPIVLLASWLRIPTVILEQNVRPGFTNRLLVGWVRRAVAAFPSTLPYLRGRGVVLGNPVREEFYRLPAKTRGPALDVLVFGGSQGSHFLNTRVVEALPLLAAAKGRLRLTHQTGTADLDAVAAAYKAGGFAQAEVAAYIPDMPAYFGRADLVVCRAGATTLAELIAARKAAILVPFAGAAEDHQTVNARELGSVGAAVVLSEAEATAGALAARILRFLDQPGDLDGMERNAARLQPEDPAGRIAALCLSLMKRPPKGAAS; the protein is encoded by the coding sequence ATGAAGCGGCCCAAGGTCATCATCAGCGGCGGGGGCACGGGGGGCCACCTCTACCCCGCCCTGGTCGTCGGCCGCAAGCTCTCGGCCCTGGCCCCGGAGATCGAGCTGACCTACGTCGGGACCGGGCGCGAGGTCGAGGGCCGGATCATGGCCGGCCAGGGCGTGCGCTTCATCCCCATGCGCATCGAGGGCCTCAAGGGCCGCGGCCTCAGGAGCCTGCGCGGCCTCCTGATCCTGCCGCTCGCCTTCGTCCAGTCGCTCGGCATCCTGCTCCGGACCCGGCCATCGCTCGTCATCGGCGTCGGCGGCTACAGCTCGGGGCCGATCGTGCTGCTGGCCTCCTGGCTCCGCATCCCGACGGTCATCCTGGAGCAGAACGTCCGGCCCGGGTTCACCAACCGCCTGCTCGTCGGCTGGGTCCGGCGGGCCGTCGCCGCCTTCCCCTCGACCCTGCCTTACCTCAGGGGCCGGGGCGTCGTCCTCGGCAATCCCGTCCGCGAGGAATTCTACCGGCTGCCGGCGAAAACGCGCGGCCCGGCGCTCGACGTCCTCGTCTTCGGCGGCAGCCAGGGCTCCCATTTCCTCAACACCCGCGTCGTCGAGGCCCTGCCGCTCCTGGCCGCGGCGAAGGGCCGGCTCCGCCTGACCCATCAGACCGGCACGGCCGACCTGGACGCCGTCGCCGCCGCCTACAAGGCGGGCGGCTTCGCCCAGGCCGAGGTGGCCGCCTATATCCCCGATATGCCCGCCTATTTCGGCCGGGCCGACCTGGTCGTCTGCCGGGCCGGGGCGACCACCCTGGCCGAGCTCATCGCCGCCCGCAAGGCGGCCATCCTCGTCCCCTTCGCCGGGGCCGCGGAGGACCATCAGACCGTCAACGCCCGCGAGCTCGGGTCGGTCGGCGCGGCCGTCGTCCTGTCCGAGGCCGAAGCCACGGCCGGGGCGCTGGCCGCCCGGATCCTCCGCTTCCTCGACCAGCCCGGGGACCTCGACGGCATGGAGCGGAACGCGGCCCGGCTGCAGCCCGAGGACCCGGCCGGACGGATCGCCGCCCTCTGCCTGTCCCTGATGAAGCGCCCGCCCAAGGGGGCCGCGTCGTGA
- a CDS encoding DUF296 domain-containing protein — translation MKYFVLGSTYVVRLDAGEKIVETLAALCERDGIGGGYFQGLGAAGEAEIGWFDAAAKSHVWTTLPGPSEIVSLAGNITKVDGHPFVHAHVSLAGKDLAVRGGHLKEAVVSVTCEITLVRFRDDIGRKKDEASGFLKLALEPDGD, via the coding sequence ATGAAGTATTTCGTGCTGGGATCGACCTATGTCGTCCGGCTGGACGCCGGAGAGAAGATCGTCGAGACGCTCGCGGCCCTCTGCGAGCGCGACGGCATCGGGGGCGGGTACTTCCAGGGCCTGGGCGCGGCCGGAGAGGCCGAGATCGGCTGGTTCGACGCCGCGGCCAAAAGCCATGTCTGGACCACGCTGCCGGGGCCGTCGGAGATCGTCTCCCTCGCGGGCAATATCACCAAGGTGGACGGACATCCCTTCGTCCACGCCCATGTCTCGTTGGCAGGTAAGGACCTGGCCGTCCGGGGCGGGCATCTGAAGGAAGCGGTGGTTTCGGTGACCTGCGAGATCACCCTGGTCCGGTTCAGGGACGATATCGGCAGGAAAAAGGACGAGGCCAGCGGCTTCCTGAAGCTCGCCCTCGAGCCGGACGGGGATTGA
- the truA gene encoding tRNA pseudouridine(38-40) synthase TruA: protein MKNYRIVLGYDGTDFKGWQRQPEARTIQGVLEAALHKITGKRTVVHGAGRTDAGVHALGQVASFRGAFKLSGEVLLRALNAVLPGDVRVFSLEEAPPEFHARKSARSKLYRYRIVHAPQPSPLDRRYVLHWPYPLRTGKMRQAARLFARTADFTAFSSNRDRSPVRTVTRSELRISGDEIVYTIEASGFLRYMVRTIVGTLLEVGRGRLEPEELDGIFRRKDRSLAGPTAAARGLTLVRIDY from the coding sequence ATGAAGAACTACCGGATCGTCCTCGGCTACGACGGCACGGATTTCAAGGGCTGGCAGCGCCAGCCCGAGGCCCGGACGATCCAGGGCGTCCTCGAGGCGGCTCTCCACAAGATCACCGGGAAGAGGACCGTCGTCCACGGCGCGGGCCGGACCGACGCCGGCGTCCACGCCCTGGGACAGGTGGCCAGCTTCCGGGGCGCCTTCAAGCTCTCCGGCGAGGTCCTCCTCCGGGCGCTCAACGCCGTGCTGCCGGGGGACGTCCGGGTTTTCTCCCTGGAGGAGGCGCCGCCGGAATTCCACGCCCGCAAGTCCGCCCGGTCGAAGCTCTACCGCTACCGGATCGTCCACGCGCCCCAGCCGAGCCCGCTCGACCGGCGCTACGTCCTGCACTGGCCCTACCCGCTCCGGACCGGCAAGATGCGGCAGGCGGCCCGCCTGTTCGCCCGGACGGCCGATTTCACCGCCTTCTCCTCGAACCGGGACCGCTCCCCTGTCCGGACCGTCACCCGGTCCGAGCTGCGGATCTCCGGCGACGAGATCGTCTACACGATCGAAGCCTCGGGCTTCCTCCGCTACATGGTCCGGACGATCGTCGGCACGCTCCTCGAGGTCGGGCGGGGCCGGCTGGAGCCGGAGGAGCTGGACGGGATCTTCAGGCGCAAGGACCGCTCCCTGGCCGGGCCGACGGCCGCGGCCAGGGGCCTGACCCTCGTCCGGATCGACTACTGA